The following are encoded in a window of Nocardioides houyundeii genomic DNA:
- a CDS encoding alpha/beta fold hydrolase yields the protein MTQLPPLLLLHGVMMSGSAWSRVAPLLAPRYDVHAPTAAGHAGGPALTGSATVAELTDHTERFLDDLGLDSVHVAGNSLGGWMAIELARRGRALSVCALSPAGFWTPGAPDQTKRAGKLRRVRQLTRISAPVQPLALRSATVRRLSMRDIASHGDRLTPAEARKSASDLLGCPAGLDLLSTTEAIAPLDPLPCPVTLAWPEQDRIFSAAVHGVTASRLVPGARHVSMPGAGHVPMIDDPEQCARVIAAATGV from the coding sequence GTGACCCAGCTCCCGCCCCTGCTCCTGCTGCACGGCGTCATGATGTCCGGCTCCGCCTGGTCGCGGGTGGCTCCGCTGCTCGCGCCGCGGTACGACGTACACGCACCGACAGCCGCCGGCCATGCCGGTGGCCCCGCCCTGACCGGGAGCGCGACGGTGGCGGAGCTGACGGACCACACCGAGCGGTTCCTCGACGACCTCGGCCTGGACTCCGTGCACGTGGCCGGCAACAGCCTCGGCGGCTGGATGGCGATCGAGCTGGCCCGGCGCGGCCGCGCGCTGTCGGTGTGTGCCCTCTCGCCGGCGGGGTTCTGGACCCCGGGAGCCCCGGACCAGACGAAGCGGGCCGGCAAGCTGCGCCGGGTCAGGCAGCTGACCCGGATCAGCGCGCCCGTGCAGCCCCTGGCGCTGAGGTCGGCCACCGTACGCCGGCTGAGCATGCGCGACATCGCCAGCCACGGCGACCGGCTGACCCCGGCGGAGGCGAGGAAGTCCGCCTCGGACCTGCTGGGCTGCCCGGCCGGTCTCGACCTGCTGTCCACCACCGAGGCCATCGCACCCCTGGACCCGCTGCCCTGCCCGGTCACCCTGGCCTGGCCCGAGCAGGACCGGATCTTCTCCGCAGCCGTGCACGGGGTCACCGCGAGTCGCCTCGTCCCGGGGGCCCGGCACGTCTCCATGCCGGGTGCGGGCCACGTGCCGATGATCGACGACCCCGAGCAGTGTGCCCGGGTGATCGCCGCGGCCACCGGGGTCTGA
- a CDS encoding DUF1905 domain-containing protein produces the protein MMELEFSGVVWHWRGPSPFHFVTVPEEDSDLLAAAAGAVTYGWGMVPVAARLGGTSWTTSLFPKDGGYVVPVKDLVRRAEGVAVGDVVRLRLSVDV, from the coding sequence ATGATGGAGCTCGAGTTCAGCGGTGTGGTGTGGCACTGGCGTGGTCCGTCGCCGTTCCACTTCGTGACGGTGCCCGAGGAGGACAGCGACCTGTTGGCGGCGGCCGCCGGCGCCGTCACCTACGGCTGGGGGATGGTCCCGGTCGCGGCGCGGCTCGGCGGCACCAGCTGGACGACGTCGCTGTTCCCCAAGGACGGGGGGTACGTCGTCCCGGTCAAGGACCTGGTGCGTCGAGCCGAGGGCGTGGCCGTGGGAGACGTGGTCCGACTCAGGCTGAGCGTCGATGTCTGA